Proteins encoded within one genomic window of Felis catus isolate Fca126 chromosome C1, F.catus_Fca126_mat1.0, whole genome shotgun sequence:
- the ATP13A2 gene encoding polyamine-transporting ATPase 13A2 isoform X1, with amino-acid sequence MSADSSPLVGSTPAGYGTLTIETSVDPLSSSVSSVRLSGYCGSPWRVIGYHIVVWMMAGVPLLLFRWKPVWRVRLRLRPCNLARAETLVIEIRDKEDNSWQLYTVQVQTEAISESSLELPAQVQAEDGRSQAAVGAVPEGAWKDTTQFCRNEEAQRKLRYYLFRGQRYVWIESQQAFCQVSLLDHGRTCDDVRRSCSGLSLQEQAVRKTIYGPNVISVPVKSYPQLLVDEALNPYYGFQAFSIGLWLADRYYSYALCILFISTASICLSLYKTRKQSQTLRDMVQLSTRVCVCRPGGEEEWVDSSELVPGDCLVLPQEGGLVPCDAALVAGECMVNESSLTGESVPVLKTALPEGPVPYCPETHRRHTLFCGTLVLQARAFVGPHVLAVVTRTGFCTAKGGLVSSILHPRPISFKFYRHSMKFVAALSVLALLGTIYSIFVLHRNRVPLNEIVIRALDLVTVVVPPALPAAMTVCTLYAQSRLRSQGIFCIHPLRINLGGKLQLVCFDKTGTLTEDGLDVMGVVPLKGQAFLPLVPEPRRLPVGPLLRALATCHALTRLQDTPVGDPMDLKMVESTGWVLEEGPAADSAFGAQVLAVMKPPLQEPQLQGVEEPPAPVSVLSRFPFSSALQRMDVVVAWPGAAQPEAYVKGAPELVAGLCDPETVPTDFAQMLQSYTAAGYRVVALASKPLPIAPSLEAAQRLTRDTVEQDLSLLGLLVMRNLLKPQTTPVIRALRRTRIRTVMVTGDNLQTAVTVAQGCGMVGPQERLVLIHATPPERGQPASLELLPLESSTATNGAKDLGQAASCTVEPDPRSSHLALSGSTFGVLMKHFPKLLPKVLVQGTVFARMAPEQKTELVCEFQKLQYCVGMCGDGANDCGALKAADVGISLSQAEASVVSPFTSSMASIECVPMVIREGRCSLDTSFSVFKYMALYSLTQFISVLILYTINTNLGDLQFLAIDLVITTTVAVLMSRTGPALALGRARPPGALLSAPVLSSLLLQVALVAGVQLGGYFLTVAQPWFVPLNKTVPAPDNLPNYENTVVFSLSSFQYLILAAAVSKGAPFRRPLYTNVPFLMALALLGSVLVGLLLVPGLLQGPLGLRNIADTCFKLLLLGLVACNFVGAFMLESVLDQCLPACLRRLRPKKVSKKRFKQLERELAEQPWPPPAGPAR; translated from the exons ATGAGCGCAG ACAGCAGCCCTCTCGTGGGCAGCACGCCCGCCGGTTATGGGACCCTGACGATAGAGACATCTGTAGATCCCCTCAGCTCCTCAGTTTCATCCGTG AGGCTCAGCGGTTACTGTGGCAGTCCATGGAGGGTCATAGGCTATCACATCGTGGTCTGGATGATGGCAGGGGTCCCTTTGCTGCTGTTCCGCTGGAAGCCGGTGTGGCGGGTGCGGCTGCGGCTCCGGCCCTGCAACCTGGCCCGCGCCGAAACACTCGTCATCGAAATAAGAGACAAAGAG GATAATTCGTGGCAGCTGTATACTGTGCAGGTGCAGACGGAGGCCATCAGTGAGAGCAG cCTGGAGCTGCCTGCCCAGGTCCAGGCGGAGGACGGCCGGAGCCAGGCGGCTGTGGGGGCAGTGCCAGAGGGTGCATGGAAGGACACCACCCAGTTCTGCAGGAACGAAGAGGCA CAGCGGAAGCTGCGATATTACCTCTTCCGGGGCCAGCGCTACGTCTGGATTGAGAGCCAACAGGCCTTCTGCCAAGTCAG ccTGCTGGACCACGGCCGCACCTGTGACGACGTCCGCCGCTCCTGCTCCGGCCTCAGCCTCCAGGAGCAAGCCGTGAG GAAGACCATCTATGGCCCCAACGTGATCAGCGTGCCGGTCAAGTCCTATCCCCAGCTGCTGGTGGACGAG gcactgAACCCCTACTATGGGTTCCAGGCCTTCAGCATCGGGCTGTGGCTGGCGGACCGCTACTACTCATATGCCCTTTGCATACTGTTCATCTCCACCGCCTCCATCTGTCTGTCGCTCTACAAGACCAGAAAG CAAAGCCAGACTCTGAGGGACATGGTGCAGCTGTCCACACGGGTATGCGTGTGCCGGCCCGGGGGAG AGGAGGAGTGGGTGGACTCCAGCGAGCTGGTGCCTGGAGACTGCCTGGTGCTGCCCCAGGAAGGCGGCCTGGTGCCCTGCGACGCTGCCCTGGTGGCTGGGGAGTGCATGGTCAACGAGAGCTCTCTGACAG GGGAGAGCGTTCCAGTGCTGAAGACGGCCCTGCCGGAAGGACCGGTGCCCTACTGCCCCGAGACCCACCGGCGGCACACGCTCTTCTGTGGGACCCTCGTCCTGCAGGCCCGGGCCTTTGTTGGACCCCACGTCCTGGCGGTGGTGACTCGAACAG GGTTCTGCACAGCCAAAGGGGGCCTGGTGAGCTCCATCTTGCATCCCCGGCCCATCAGCTTCAAGTTCTACAGGCACAGCATGAAGTTTGTGGCCGCCCTCTCTGTCCTGG CTCTCCTCGGCACTATCTACAGCATCTTCGTCCTTCACCGCAACCGG GTGCCTCTGAATGAGATCGTGATCCGCGCTCTGGACCTGGTGACGGTCGTGGTGCCCCCCGCCCTGCCAGCCGCCATGACCGTGTGCACGCTTTACGCCCAGAGCCGGCTCCGGAGTCAGGGTATCTTCTGTATCCACCCGCTGCGCATCAACCTGGGGGGCAAGCTCCAGCTGGTGTGTTTCGACAAG ACGGGCACCCTCACGGAGGACGGCTTGGATGTGATGGGTGTGGTGCCCCTAAAAGGGCAGGCGTTCCTGCCTCTGGTCCCGGAGCCCCGCCGCCTGCCCGTGGGGCCCCTGCTCCGAGCGCTGGCCACCTGCCACGCCCTCACCCGGCTCCAGGACACCCCGGTGGGCGACCCCATGGACCTCAAGATGGTGGAATCTACTGGCTGG GTCCTGGAGGAGGGGCCGGCCGCAGACTCGGCATTCGGGGCCCAGGTCCTGGCGGTGATGAAACCCCCGCTTCAGGAGCCCCAGCTGCAGGGCGTG GAGGAGCCCCCGGCACCCGTCAGCGTCCTCAGCCGCTTCCCGTTCTCGTCAGCCCTGCAGCGCATGGACGTGGTGGTGGCGTGGCCGGGGGCCGCACAGCCGGAGGCCTATGTCAAGGGCGCCCCTGAGCTGGTGGCAGGCCTCTGCGACCCCGAGACAG TGCCCACGGACTTCGCCCAGATGCTGCAGAGCTACACGGCCGCCGGCTACCGCGTCGTGGCCCTCGCCAGCAAGCCGCTGCCCATCGCACCCAGCCTGGAGGCCGCTCAGCGACTGACCAG GGACACCGTGGAGCAGGACCTGAGCCTCTTGGGGCTGCTCGTCATGAGGAACCTGCTGAAGCCGCAGACCACGCCGGTCATCCGGGCTCTGCGGAGGACCCGCATCCGCACCGTCATGGTGACAG GGGACAACCTGCAGACGGCCGTCACCGTGGCCCAGGGTTGCGGCATGGTGGGCCCCCAGGAGCGTCTGGTCCTCATCCACGCCACCCCCCCCGAGCGAGGCCAGCCTGCCTCCCTCGAGCTCCTGCCGCTAGAATCCTCCACGGCTACGAACGGGGCTAAG GATCTTGGCCAGGCCGCAAGCTGCACCGTGGAGCCAGACCCCCGATCCAGCCACCTGGCCCTCAGCGGGTCCACCTTTGGTGTCCTTATGAAGCACTTCCCCAAGCTGCTGCCCAAG GTCCTGGTCCAGGGCACTGTCTTTGCCCGCATGGCTCCTGAGCAGAAGACAGagctggtttgtgagttccagaaGCTTCA GTACTGCGTGGGCATGTGTGGGGACGGCGCCAATGACTGTGGGGCCCTGAAGGCGGCCGATGTGGGCATCTCGCTCTCCCAGGCCGAGGCCTCTGTGGTCTCGCCCTTCACCTCGAGCATGGCCAGCATCGAGTGTGTGCCCATGGTCATCAG GGAAGGCCGGTGTTCCCTCGACACGTCGTTCAGCGTCTTCAAGTACATGGCTCTGTACAGCCTGACCCAGTTCATCTCCGTCCTGATCCTCTACACG aTCAACACCAACCTGGGCGACCTGCAGTTCCTGGCCATCGACCTGGTCATCACCACCACGGTGGCGGTGCTCATGAGCCGCACGGGGCCGGCGCTGGCGCTGGGGCGGGCGCGGCCGCCGGGGGCCCTGCTCAGTGCGCCCGTGCTGAGCAGCCTCCTGCTGCAGGTGGCCCTGGTGGCCGGCGTGCAGCTGGGGGGCTACTTCCTGACCGTGGCCCAACCCTG GTTCGTGCCCCTGAACAAGACCGTGCCCGCGCCAGACAACCTGCCCAACTACGAGAACACGGTGGTCTTCTCGCTGTCCAGCTTCCAGTACCTCATCCTGGCCGCCGCTGTGTCCAAGGGGGCGCCCTTCCGCCGGCCGCTCTACACCAACG TGCCCTTCCTGATGGCCCTGGCGCTCCTGGGCTCCGTCCTGGTGGGCCTCCTCCTGGTCCCCGGCCTCCTGCAAGGCCCGCTGGGGCTGAGGAACATCGCTGACACCTGCTtcaagctgctgctgctgggcctGGTGGCCTGCAACTTCGTGGGGGCCTTCATGCTGGAG AGCGTGCTGGACCAGTGCCTCCCGGCCTGCCTGCGGCGGCTCCGACCCAAAAAGGTCTCGAAGAAGCGTTTCAAGCAGCTGGAGCGGGAGCTGGCCGAGCAGCCCTGGCCGCCGCCCGCCGGGCCCGCGAGGTAG
- the ATP13A2 gene encoding polyamine-transporting ATPase 13A2 isoform X3, producing the protein MSADSSPLVGSTPAGYGTLTIETSVDPLSSSVSSVRLSGYCGSPWRVIGYHIVVWMMAGVPLLLFRWKPVWRVRLRLRPCNLARAETLVIEIRDKEDNSWQLYTVQVQTEAISESSLELPAQVQAEDGRSQAAVGAVPEGAWKDTTQFCRNEEAQRKLRYYLFRGQRYVWIESQQAFCQVSLLDHGRTCDDVRRSCSGLSLQEQAVRKTIYGPNVISVPVKSYPQLLVDEAFSIGLWLADRYYSYALCILFISTASICLSLYKTRKQSQTLRDMVQLSTRVCVCRPGGEEEWVDSSELVPGDCLVLPQEGGLVPCDAALVAGECMVNESSLTGESVPVLKTALPEGPVPYCPETHRRHTLFCGTLVLQARAFVGPHVLAVVTRTGFCTAKGGLVSSILHPRPISFKFYRHSMKFVAALSVLALLGTIYSIFVLHRNRVPLNEIVIRALDLVTVVVPPALPAAMTVCTLYAQSRLRSQGIFCIHPLRINLGGKLQLVCFDKTGTLTEDGLDVMGVVPLKGQAFLPLVPEPRRLPVGPLLRALATCHALTRLQDTPVGDPMDLKMVESTGWVLEEGPAADSAFGAQVLAVMKPPLQEPQLQGVEEPPAPVSVLSRFPFSSALQRMDVVVAWPGAAQPEAYVKGAPELVAGLCDPETVPTDFAQMLQSYTAAGYRVVALASKPLPIAPSLEAAQRLTRDTVEQDLSLLGLLVMRNLLKPQTTPVIRALRRTRIRTVMVTGDNLQTAVTVAQGCGMVGPQERLVLIHATPPERGQPASLELLPLESSTATNGAKDLGQAASCTVEPDPRSSHLALSGSTFGVLMKHFPKLLPKVLVQGTVFARMAPEQKTELVCEFQKLQYCVGMCGDGANDCGALKAADVGISLSQAEASVVSPFTSSMASIECVPMVIREGRCSLDTSFSVFKYMALYSLTQFISVLILYTINTNLGDLQFLAIDLVITTTVAVLMSRTGPALALGRARPPGALLSAPVLSSLLLQVALVAGVQLGGYFLTVAQPWFVPLNKTVPAPDNLPNYENTVVFSLSSFQYLILAAAVSKGAPFRRPLYTNVPFLMALALLGSVLVGLLLVPGLLQGPLGLRNIADTCFKLLLLGLVACNFVGAFMLESVLDQCLPACLRRLRPKKVSKKRFKQLERELAEQPWPPPAGPAR; encoded by the exons ATGAGCGCAG ACAGCAGCCCTCTCGTGGGCAGCACGCCCGCCGGTTATGGGACCCTGACGATAGAGACATCTGTAGATCCCCTCAGCTCCTCAGTTTCATCCGTG AGGCTCAGCGGTTACTGTGGCAGTCCATGGAGGGTCATAGGCTATCACATCGTGGTCTGGATGATGGCAGGGGTCCCTTTGCTGCTGTTCCGCTGGAAGCCGGTGTGGCGGGTGCGGCTGCGGCTCCGGCCCTGCAACCTGGCCCGCGCCGAAACACTCGTCATCGAAATAAGAGACAAAGAG GATAATTCGTGGCAGCTGTATACTGTGCAGGTGCAGACGGAGGCCATCAGTGAGAGCAG cCTGGAGCTGCCTGCCCAGGTCCAGGCGGAGGACGGCCGGAGCCAGGCGGCTGTGGGGGCAGTGCCAGAGGGTGCATGGAAGGACACCACCCAGTTCTGCAGGAACGAAGAGGCA CAGCGGAAGCTGCGATATTACCTCTTCCGGGGCCAGCGCTACGTCTGGATTGAGAGCCAACAGGCCTTCTGCCAAGTCAG ccTGCTGGACCACGGCCGCACCTGTGACGACGTCCGCCGCTCCTGCTCCGGCCTCAGCCTCCAGGAGCAAGCCGTGAG GAAGACCATCTATGGCCCCAACGTGATCAGCGTGCCGGTCAAGTCCTATCCCCAGCTGCTGGTGGACGAG GCCTTCAGCATCGGGCTGTGGCTGGCGGACCGCTACTACTCATATGCCCTTTGCATACTGTTCATCTCCACCGCCTCCATCTGTCTGTCGCTCTACAAGACCAGAAAG CAAAGCCAGACTCTGAGGGACATGGTGCAGCTGTCCACACGGGTATGCGTGTGCCGGCCCGGGGGAG AGGAGGAGTGGGTGGACTCCAGCGAGCTGGTGCCTGGAGACTGCCTGGTGCTGCCCCAGGAAGGCGGCCTGGTGCCCTGCGACGCTGCCCTGGTGGCTGGGGAGTGCATGGTCAACGAGAGCTCTCTGACAG GGGAGAGCGTTCCAGTGCTGAAGACGGCCCTGCCGGAAGGACCGGTGCCCTACTGCCCCGAGACCCACCGGCGGCACACGCTCTTCTGTGGGACCCTCGTCCTGCAGGCCCGGGCCTTTGTTGGACCCCACGTCCTGGCGGTGGTGACTCGAACAG GGTTCTGCACAGCCAAAGGGGGCCTGGTGAGCTCCATCTTGCATCCCCGGCCCATCAGCTTCAAGTTCTACAGGCACAGCATGAAGTTTGTGGCCGCCCTCTCTGTCCTGG CTCTCCTCGGCACTATCTACAGCATCTTCGTCCTTCACCGCAACCGG GTGCCTCTGAATGAGATCGTGATCCGCGCTCTGGACCTGGTGACGGTCGTGGTGCCCCCCGCCCTGCCAGCCGCCATGACCGTGTGCACGCTTTACGCCCAGAGCCGGCTCCGGAGTCAGGGTATCTTCTGTATCCACCCGCTGCGCATCAACCTGGGGGGCAAGCTCCAGCTGGTGTGTTTCGACAAG ACGGGCACCCTCACGGAGGACGGCTTGGATGTGATGGGTGTGGTGCCCCTAAAAGGGCAGGCGTTCCTGCCTCTGGTCCCGGAGCCCCGCCGCCTGCCCGTGGGGCCCCTGCTCCGAGCGCTGGCCACCTGCCACGCCCTCACCCGGCTCCAGGACACCCCGGTGGGCGACCCCATGGACCTCAAGATGGTGGAATCTACTGGCTGG GTCCTGGAGGAGGGGCCGGCCGCAGACTCGGCATTCGGGGCCCAGGTCCTGGCGGTGATGAAACCCCCGCTTCAGGAGCCCCAGCTGCAGGGCGTG GAGGAGCCCCCGGCACCCGTCAGCGTCCTCAGCCGCTTCCCGTTCTCGTCAGCCCTGCAGCGCATGGACGTGGTGGTGGCGTGGCCGGGGGCCGCACAGCCGGAGGCCTATGTCAAGGGCGCCCCTGAGCTGGTGGCAGGCCTCTGCGACCCCGAGACAG TGCCCACGGACTTCGCCCAGATGCTGCAGAGCTACACGGCCGCCGGCTACCGCGTCGTGGCCCTCGCCAGCAAGCCGCTGCCCATCGCACCCAGCCTGGAGGCCGCTCAGCGACTGACCAG GGACACCGTGGAGCAGGACCTGAGCCTCTTGGGGCTGCTCGTCATGAGGAACCTGCTGAAGCCGCAGACCACGCCGGTCATCCGGGCTCTGCGGAGGACCCGCATCCGCACCGTCATGGTGACAG GGGACAACCTGCAGACGGCCGTCACCGTGGCCCAGGGTTGCGGCATGGTGGGCCCCCAGGAGCGTCTGGTCCTCATCCACGCCACCCCCCCCGAGCGAGGCCAGCCTGCCTCCCTCGAGCTCCTGCCGCTAGAATCCTCCACGGCTACGAACGGGGCTAAG GATCTTGGCCAGGCCGCAAGCTGCACCGTGGAGCCAGACCCCCGATCCAGCCACCTGGCCCTCAGCGGGTCCACCTTTGGTGTCCTTATGAAGCACTTCCCCAAGCTGCTGCCCAAG GTCCTGGTCCAGGGCACTGTCTTTGCCCGCATGGCTCCTGAGCAGAAGACAGagctggtttgtgagttccagaaGCTTCA GTACTGCGTGGGCATGTGTGGGGACGGCGCCAATGACTGTGGGGCCCTGAAGGCGGCCGATGTGGGCATCTCGCTCTCCCAGGCCGAGGCCTCTGTGGTCTCGCCCTTCACCTCGAGCATGGCCAGCATCGAGTGTGTGCCCATGGTCATCAG GGAAGGCCGGTGTTCCCTCGACACGTCGTTCAGCGTCTTCAAGTACATGGCTCTGTACAGCCTGACCCAGTTCATCTCCGTCCTGATCCTCTACACG aTCAACACCAACCTGGGCGACCTGCAGTTCCTGGCCATCGACCTGGTCATCACCACCACGGTGGCGGTGCTCATGAGCCGCACGGGGCCGGCGCTGGCGCTGGGGCGGGCGCGGCCGCCGGGGGCCCTGCTCAGTGCGCCCGTGCTGAGCAGCCTCCTGCTGCAGGTGGCCCTGGTGGCCGGCGTGCAGCTGGGGGGCTACTTCCTGACCGTGGCCCAACCCTG GTTCGTGCCCCTGAACAAGACCGTGCCCGCGCCAGACAACCTGCCCAACTACGAGAACACGGTGGTCTTCTCGCTGTCCAGCTTCCAGTACCTCATCCTGGCCGCCGCTGTGTCCAAGGGGGCGCCCTTCCGCCGGCCGCTCTACACCAACG TGCCCTTCCTGATGGCCCTGGCGCTCCTGGGCTCCGTCCTGGTGGGCCTCCTCCTGGTCCCCGGCCTCCTGCAAGGCCCGCTGGGGCTGAGGAACATCGCTGACACCTGCTtcaagctgctgctgctgggcctGGTGGCCTGCAACTTCGTGGGGGCCTTCATGCTGGAG AGCGTGCTGGACCAGTGCCTCCCGGCCTGCCTGCGGCGGCTCCGACCCAAAAAGGTCTCGAAGAAGCGTTTCAAGCAGCTGGAGCGGGAGCTGGCCGAGCAGCCCTGGCCGCCGCCCGCCGGGCCCGCGAGGTAG
- the ATP13A2 gene encoding polyamine-transporting ATPase 13A2 isoform X4, whose translation MSADSSPLVGSTPAGYGTLTIETSVDPLSSSVSSVRLSGYCGSPWRVIGYHIVVWMMAGVPLLLFRWKPVWRVRLRLRPCNLARAETLVIEIRDKEDNSWQLYTVQVQTEAISESSLELPAQVQAEDGRSQAAVGAVPEGAWKDTTQFCRNEEAQRKLRYYLFRGQRYVWIESQQAFCQVSLLDHGRTCDDVRRSCSGLSLQEQAVRKTIYGPNVISVPVKSYPQLLVDEALNPYYGFQAFSIGLWLADRYYSYALCILFISTASICLSLYKTRKQSQTLRDMVQLSTRVCVCRPGGEEEWVDSSELVPGDCLVLPQEGGLVPCDAALVAGECMVNESSLTGESVPVLKTALPEGPVPYCPETHRRHTLFCGTLVLQARAFVGPHVLAVVTRTGFCTAKGGLVSSILHPRPISFKFYRHSMKFVAALSVLALLGTIYSIFVLHRNRVPLNEIVIRALDLVTVVVPPALPAAMTVCTLYAQSRLRSQGIFCIHPLRINLGGKLQLVCFDKVLEEGPAADSAFGAQVLAVMKPPLQEPQLQGVEEPPAPVSVLSRFPFSSALQRMDVVVAWPGAAQPEAYVKGAPELVAGLCDPETVPTDFAQMLQSYTAAGYRVVALASKPLPIAPSLEAAQRLTRDTVEQDLSLLGLLVMRNLLKPQTTPVIRALRRTRIRTVMVTGDNLQTAVTVAQGCGMVGPQERLVLIHATPPERGQPASLELLPLESSTATNGAKDLGQAASCTVEPDPRSSHLALSGSTFGVLMKHFPKLLPKVLVQGTVFARMAPEQKTELVCEFQKLQYCVGMCGDGANDCGALKAADVGISLSQAEASVVSPFTSSMASIECVPMVIREGRCSLDTSFSVFKYMALYSLTQFISVLILYTINTNLGDLQFLAIDLVITTTVAVLMSRTGPALALGRARPPGALLSAPVLSSLLLQVALVAGVQLGGYFLTVAQPWFVPLNKTVPAPDNLPNYENTVVFSLSSFQYLILAAAVSKGAPFRRPLYTNVPFLMALALLGSVLVGLLLVPGLLQGPLGLRNIADTCFKLLLLGLVACNFVGAFMLESVLDQCLPACLRRLRPKKVSKKRFKQLERELAEQPWPPPAGPAR comes from the exons ATGAGCGCAG ACAGCAGCCCTCTCGTGGGCAGCACGCCCGCCGGTTATGGGACCCTGACGATAGAGACATCTGTAGATCCCCTCAGCTCCTCAGTTTCATCCGTG AGGCTCAGCGGTTACTGTGGCAGTCCATGGAGGGTCATAGGCTATCACATCGTGGTCTGGATGATGGCAGGGGTCCCTTTGCTGCTGTTCCGCTGGAAGCCGGTGTGGCGGGTGCGGCTGCGGCTCCGGCCCTGCAACCTGGCCCGCGCCGAAACACTCGTCATCGAAATAAGAGACAAAGAG GATAATTCGTGGCAGCTGTATACTGTGCAGGTGCAGACGGAGGCCATCAGTGAGAGCAG cCTGGAGCTGCCTGCCCAGGTCCAGGCGGAGGACGGCCGGAGCCAGGCGGCTGTGGGGGCAGTGCCAGAGGGTGCATGGAAGGACACCACCCAGTTCTGCAGGAACGAAGAGGCA CAGCGGAAGCTGCGATATTACCTCTTCCGGGGCCAGCGCTACGTCTGGATTGAGAGCCAACAGGCCTTCTGCCAAGTCAG ccTGCTGGACCACGGCCGCACCTGTGACGACGTCCGCCGCTCCTGCTCCGGCCTCAGCCTCCAGGAGCAAGCCGTGAG GAAGACCATCTATGGCCCCAACGTGATCAGCGTGCCGGTCAAGTCCTATCCCCAGCTGCTGGTGGACGAG gcactgAACCCCTACTATGGGTTCCAGGCCTTCAGCATCGGGCTGTGGCTGGCGGACCGCTACTACTCATATGCCCTTTGCATACTGTTCATCTCCACCGCCTCCATCTGTCTGTCGCTCTACAAGACCAGAAAG CAAAGCCAGACTCTGAGGGACATGGTGCAGCTGTCCACACGGGTATGCGTGTGCCGGCCCGGGGGAG AGGAGGAGTGGGTGGACTCCAGCGAGCTGGTGCCTGGAGACTGCCTGGTGCTGCCCCAGGAAGGCGGCCTGGTGCCCTGCGACGCTGCCCTGGTGGCTGGGGAGTGCATGGTCAACGAGAGCTCTCTGACAG GGGAGAGCGTTCCAGTGCTGAAGACGGCCCTGCCGGAAGGACCGGTGCCCTACTGCCCCGAGACCCACCGGCGGCACACGCTCTTCTGTGGGACCCTCGTCCTGCAGGCCCGGGCCTTTGTTGGACCCCACGTCCTGGCGGTGGTGACTCGAACAG GGTTCTGCACAGCCAAAGGGGGCCTGGTGAGCTCCATCTTGCATCCCCGGCCCATCAGCTTCAAGTTCTACAGGCACAGCATGAAGTTTGTGGCCGCCCTCTCTGTCCTGG CTCTCCTCGGCACTATCTACAGCATCTTCGTCCTTCACCGCAACCGG GTGCCTCTGAATGAGATCGTGATCCGCGCTCTGGACCTGGTGACGGTCGTGGTGCCCCCCGCCCTGCCAGCCGCCATGACCGTGTGCACGCTTTACGCCCAGAGCCGGCTCCGGAGTCAGGGTATCTTCTGTATCCACCCGCTGCGCATCAACCTGGGGGGCAAGCTCCAGCTGGTGTGTTTCGACAAG GTCCTGGAGGAGGGGCCGGCCGCAGACTCGGCATTCGGGGCCCAGGTCCTGGCGGTGATGAAACCCCCGCTTCAGGAGCCCCAGCTGCAGGGCGTG GAGGAGCCCCCGGCACCCGTCAGCGTCCTCAGCCGCTTCCCGTTCTCGTCAGCCCTGCAGCGCATGGACGTGGTGGTGGCGTGGCCGGGGGCCGCACAGCCGGAGGCCTATGTCAAGGGCGCCCCTGAGCTGGTGGCAGGCCTCTGCGACCCCGAGACAG TGCCCACGGACTTCGCCCAGATGCTGCAGAGCTACACGGCCGCCGGCTACCGCGTCGTGGCCCTCGCCAGCAAGCCGCTGCCCATCGCACCCAGCCTGGAGGCCGCTCAGCGACTGACCAG GGACACCGTGGAGCAGGACCTGAGCCTCTTGGGGCTGCTCGTCATGAGGAACCTGCTGAAGCCGCAGACCACGCCGGTCATCCGGGCTCTGCGGAGGACCCGCATCCGCACCGTCATGGTGACAG GGGACAACCTGCAGACGGCCGTCACCGTGGCCCAGGGTTGCGGCATGGTGGGCCCCCAGGAGCGTCTGGTCCTCATCCACGCCACCCCCCCCGAGCGAGGCCAGCCTGCCTCCCTCGAGCTCCTGCCGCTAGAATCCTCCACGGCTACGAACGGGGCTAAG GATCTTGGCCAGGCCGCAAGCTGCACCGTGGAGCCAGACCCCCGATCCAGCCACCTGGCCCTCAGCGGGTCCACCTTTGGTGTCCTTATGAAGCACTTCCCCAAGCTGCTGCCCAAG GTCCTGGTCCAGGGCACTGTCTTTGCCCGCATGGCTCCTGAGCAGAAGACAGagctggtttgtgagttccagaaGCTTCA GTACTGCGTGGGCATGTGTGGGGACGGCGCCAATGACTGTGGGGCCCTGAAGGCGGCCGATGTGGGCATCTCGCTCTCCCAGGCCGAGGCCTCTGTGGTCTCGCCCTTCACCTCGAGCATGGCCAGCATCGAGTGTGTGCCCATGGTCATCAG GGAAGGCCGGTGTTCCCTCGACACGTCGTTCAGCGTCTTCAAGTACATGGCTCTGTACAGCCTGACCCAGTTCATCTCCGTCCTGATCCTCTACACG aTCAACACCAACCTGGGCGACCTGCAGTTCCTGGCCATCGACCTGGTCATCACCACCACGGTGGCGGTGCTCATGAGCCGCACGGGGCCGGCGCTGGCGCTGGGGCGGGCGCGGCCGCCGGGGGCCCTGCTCAGTGCGCCCGTGCTGAGCAGCCTCCTGCTGCAGGTGGCCCTGGTGGCCGGCGTGCAGCTGGGGGGCTACTTCCTGACCGTGGCCCAACCCTG GTTCGTGCCCCTGAACAAGACCGTGCCCGCGCCAGACAACCTGCCCAACTACGAGAACACGGTGGTCTTCTCGCTGTCCAGCTTCCAGTACCTCATCCTGGCCGCCGCTGTGTCCAAGGGGGCGCCCTTCCGCCGGCCGCTCTACACCAACG TGCCCTTCCTGATGGCCCTGGCGCTCCTGGGCTCCGTCCTGGTGGGCCTCCTCCTGGTCCCCGGCCTCCTGCAAGGCCCGCTGGGGCTGAGGAACATCGCTGACACCTGCTtcaagctgctgctgctgggcctGGTGGCCTGCAACTTCGTGGGGGCCTTCATGCTGGAG AGCGTGCTGGACCAGTGCCTCCCGGCCTGCCTGCGGCGGCTCCGACCCAAAAAGGTCTCGAAGAAGCGTTTCAAGCAGCTGGAGCGGGAGCTGGCCGAGCAGCCCTGGCCGCCGCCCGCCGGGCCCGCGAGGTAG